The stretch of DNA GCGCTGCGCTGGCGCGGGGCCGGGGCGGGGGCGGATATCTTCGGGGTCCGCTTGGGCAGGCCCTTGGCGGTGACCTCGTCGTCCTCCGACGCATCGGGGGTCCGGTGGTGTTCCGCCTCGGCTTCGCCGTCGGCGGGGGTGTTCTGCTGCCGGGGCAGTGTGATGCGGGCGGCCTCGTCCTCAGCCGGTTCGCTCCCGGCCGCGGTGCCCGTGGGAGCCTCCCGGTCGGGTGCGGACGGCCCCTGCGGGGCCTGCTCGACGTCGGTGGTGACGGGGTGTGGGCGCGCCGGATCCGGCTCCCCCGCGGGCGACGGGAGCAGGAGTTCCATCGTCGTCTCGGACAGCGATGCCGGGCCCTCGTCCGCCGGTTCCCCGGTGACCGGTCTCTCGTTCACCGGCTCCTCGTGCGCCGCATCCCCGCCGGCCGGTTCCTCGTCCGCCGCCTCCGCCTCGCGCACGGCCTTCTCGGCCAGCGCGACCAGAGGGTCGGTGCCCTCGGCGCGGGCGGGCAGGACATTGGAGTTGGCCTCGGCGTCGGCGCCGGGCAGGGAGACCGCGGGGGCCTCTCCCGGGGCCTGGGCGGAGTCCGCGACGGCGGAGGCGGGCGCGGTCGCCAGCACGGACTTGGGGACGACCACGACGACCGCGATGCCGCCCTGCTTCTGCTCGCGCAGCTGCACACGGATGCCGTGCCGGTGGGCGAGGCGGGCCACGACGTACAGGCCGAGGCCCAGACCCTGGTCGCCCTCCTTGTCATAGGCGGACTTCGGGTCGAACTCGGTGAGGCGGGCGTTGAGCCGGGTCAGCCGCTCCTCGGGCACGCCGATGCCCTCGTCCTGGACGGAGAGCATGACCTCGCCGTTCTCCAGGAGCCAGCCGGAGACCTCGACGGGCTGGTCGGGCGGGGAGAACGAGGTGGCGTTCTCCATGAGTTCGGCCAGCAGGTGGGACAGGTCGTCCGCCGCGAAGCCCGCCACGTGCGCGTGCGGCGGCAGCGCGGCGATACGGACGCGCTCGTAGCGCTCGATCTCGCTGACCGCGGCGCGCACGACGTCGACCAGCGGGACCGGCCCGGCGTGCTGCTGGACGTGCTCGGAGCCGGCCAGCACGAGGAGGTTCTCGCTGTGCCGGCGCATGACCGTGGCGAAGTGGTCCAGCTTGAAGAGGGTGGACAGCCGGTCCGGGTCCTGCTCGCGGTCCTCCAGGCCCTCGATGACGGTGAGTTGCCGTTCCACCAGGCCGAGCGTGCGCAGCGCCAGATTGACGAAGCTGCCGCCTATGCCGCTGCGCAGCCGCTCCAGCTGGGCGGCGGAGTCGGCCAGTTCGGCGCGCAGTTCCTCGCGGGCGTCGGCCATCTTCTGGCGCTGGCCGACCAGGTGCTTGCGGTCGGTCTCCAGGGTGGCGATCCGCTCGGCGAGCGCGACGGCCTGCGCGTGCAGGGTGTTGACGGAGCGGACGACCTGCGCGAACTCGTCGTTGCGACCGGTGAACTTGACGGGTTCCTCGGTGGCCGCGTCCTGCGCGCCGGCCAGCCGGGCCGAGCCCAGGCGCAGCACCGCGAGCGGCCGGGTCAGGGTGCGGGCGAGCCCGGTGGCGATGCCGATGGTGACCAGCAGCAGGACGCCGAGCAGGGCGATGCGGATCTCCAGCGCGGTGACGTCGTCGTCACGGAGCTGCGCCAGGTCCTTGGTACGGCGGTCGTACAGGGAGGACTCCGCGCCGCGCATCAGGTCGAGGCGGGCGCTGAGCGCGGCGTCGGCCTTCTTGACGCTGGTGTCCAGGTCGCTGTCGGAGAGCGTCGGCTGCTGGGTGAGCGAGGCGAGGTACTTCTCCGCACTGTCGACCTCGGCCCCGCTCACCGTGGAGTCGTACGACGTGCGGGCCGC from Streptomyces sp. 6-11-2 encodes:
- a CDS encoding nitrate- and nitrite sensing domain-containing protein — translated: MQKKRPRRAGKQTAMAGEPAQTSGTPPVTPVGKGRPTHVRNRLIAAVAVVAAAVAGAGAPSLIAASGQVSDTQNLVTLAGQTQDALTLAHSLADERDEVTSYVAAGRPGSKAPSEQRSTRVDRQVDELRADQDMPAWLREDLDGIAAVRRSALTGQSTALQVHQAYTTAITDLHKLAEQLAERMPTRAGTGAHALAELDTAVQQAAAARGLLLAALNVPYTTQTVYSPVTGLPTQANTSSEAETKRRDALSAAAQQARLRSDAALAGFRDNAPQAARTSYDSTVSGAEVDSAEKYLASLTQQPTLSDSDLDTSVKKADAALSARLDLMRGAESSLYDRRTKDLAQLRDDDVTALEIRIALLGVLLLVTIGIATGLARTLTRPLAVLRLGSARLAGAQDAATEEPVKFTGRNDEFAQVVRSVNTLHAQAVALAERIATLETDRKHLVGQRQKMADAREELRAELADSAAQLERLRSGIGGSFVNLALRTLGLVERQLTVIEGLEDREQDPDRLSTLFKLDHFATVMRRHSENLLVLAGSEHVQQHAGPVPLVDVVRAAVSEIERYERVRIAALPPHAHVAGFAADDLSHLLAELMENATSFSPPDQPVEVSGWLLENGEVMLSVQDEGIGVPEERLTRLNARLTEFDPKSAYDKEGDQGLGLGLYVVARLAHRHGIRVQLREQKQGGIAVVVVVPKSVLATAPASAVADSAQAPGEAPAVSLPGADAEANSNVLPARAEGTDPLVALAEKAVREAEAADEEPAGGDAAHEEPVNERPVTGEPADEGPASLSETTMELLLPSPAGEPDPARPHPVTTDVEQAPQGPSAPDREAPTGTAAGSEPAEDEAARITLPRQQNTPADGEAEAEHHRTPDASEDDEVTAKGLPKRTPKISAPAPAPRQRSASVDAEALRRRLGGFHRGAREGYREAEAEIADQNTGGTVEEASS